The Paenibacillus amylolyticus genome contains the following window.
CTGCCGATGCGTGAGGAAGGGGGAGCACCGTGAAGGAACGGATTAAATCCCTGGTGCTTGCTGCCCTTGTTGTAGCCAGTCTGGTTCAGAGTTATTTTCTGATCTACCGTTTGCCTGGAGGCGGGGATTCCATTGTGACGTCAGAGACGAACTATGTGAAGACGGAAAATATGGGTCAGGAACGCAATATTGAAGAATTGATCTTTCCCGATCAGATGATTATTCATCTGGGTGAGGATAAACATACGGTGTTTTACCCTGGCAATACGTTCTATCAGTTGATCTATTCAAGGTTACAGGGGCGTACGTTCGATGATTTTCAGCGCCGCAGCGTGCAATCGGTGAACTGGGATCAGATTCGCAAGGAGAACCCGGGGTTCGAGTTATCGTTCAAAGAAGGTATTCCCGTGGCATTATTGCAGCGCGTGATGAGGCTCGGCACGGATTCCTTGTTCCAAGGGGAGACGATTAACCGCATCTCGATCTATACAGCCAAAAATGAAACGAAGGCCCATGCGCTGTTCTTCAGCGCCAAGGGAGACGTGGTATACGAAGCAACGCAGGCAGACCTGACCGTACAAGACGTGCAGCAGCATGTTGACTTCGGAACGAATTGGACGCCTTATACGTTGATGGAGGGCGGGTATTATATCCCGGCGGAAGCTCTGGAGACGATTGAGGCGGATGTGCCGACAGGGCAATTCACTGTTGAGCAGATGCAGCGCAGTCTGTTCTTCGATCCAAGCATGACCCGGAACATTCGGGAAAAAGATGGATCGGAGATCTACACGGACAGTAAACGCAGTCTGCAGGTAAAACAGGAACAGCGCTGGATCAGTTATACTGATCCGGCAGCACCGCCAGCGGGACAGATTGATCCTGCGAAGGATGCGTTGTCAGCGGTTGATTTTGTGAATCAGCATGGTGGCTGGAAAGGCCGATCGCGCATGATGCTGGGGACCGCGGACAGCAAGACACGGCTTGAATTCCAGCAGTATTACGGCAGCTATCCAATTATGGATTCCATGCAGTTCCGCTTTGGCACGATCAGTATGGAGATACAGCAGGAGACGGTATCCAGTTATGAACGATCGCTGGAATACCTGAACGAAGGCGCTGAGACGAAGAAATCGGTTAAATTACCTGGCGGGGAAAAGCTGAAGGCTCTGATTAAAAAGGTAGCTGGTGAGAATCGTCAGGTCGTGGATGTGTATCCGGCGTATCGCCCTTCTACGATCGAGGATGGACTTAAGCTGATCCCGGTGTGGGTTATTCGCTTTGGTAATGGTGAAGAGACTACCGTATCTTGATAGGTTATAGTCTTTGAACCAAAGAGTAGCTGTACTTTATCACTACGCGTGCAGAATAAGCTCCTGATCAATAGATGTGAACTGCCCAAGGGAGATGAGATGATACTTTACCTCGGGCAGAGGTCTAACGGCTAACGGCTAACGGCTAACGGCTAACGAATCTGACACGTCTTATATGCATGATAAATCGATAACGCAGAATCTAACGAACCTCAGCGACGTTATTCCGGCTGAAAACAGGTGCAAACCGTTAGAAAACCTATAAATGCTATTAATAACTTCTCTTCGATTCGTTAGATTACAAACTTGCGGGAAATGGAGCTAATAAGCCGCGTGCAGTTCGTTAGCGAGCAGAGGAGCGCATTTCAGTGCTGCAAGCGGAGATAGATCCATTTTCCAAGAGTGGTTAAAAGTAATGTATTTCAGCCAGTTAACCGAAGGAGGTGAATGTTTTGGATTGGGGACGCGCAAAAAATGTGTTGATCTATGCTTTTCTGCTGCTCAATCTGGTGCTGGGATACCAGATCTGGATGGATGCGCGGGAGACGGCCGGAGCCAATCTGGACTTCACCTCACTGGCAGATAATACACAGCAGGCGATGGAAGAGAAGGGAATCCAGGTACTGGCTCCCATTTCAAATGAAACGCCCAAGCTGCCGAAGTTGTCCTATGAGTTCACTGAAGAGGACAAGGCTGGCGTAGATATGGAGCTGGAACAGCCTGTTGATAGCAAGCTGATCTTCTCGCAGAGTGAGCTGGAAGATGCTTTGCAGCGAGAGATTCCACAAATTGGCACATACCGGCTGGATCAGCTGATGGCCGAGGACGGGGCTTTTGTACTTCACCCACTGGTGGATGGCAAATGGCCGCTCTTCAATGTGAGTCTGGAGCTATTCTACAGCGACCAGAAAATAACGGGTTACCGTCAAACTCCGGTGCGGATTACGACCGCAGAGGAGAGCGATCAGCAGGTGCTTCCGGCGTCGAAGGCGCTGGGAACGCTGATCGAGAACTTTTTGCCAAATGATGCGATTGTGAAAGATGTTCAGCTGGGCTATTACGGCCAGTTGTTCAATTCAGATATACAGGTAGCGATGCCGGCATGGCGGTTCGTGCTGGAAAGTGGCGAAGTGTTGTACGTGCAGGGCATCAGTGGGGATGTATTCAGTCCCAAGACAGACAAAC
Protein-coding sequences here:
- the yycH gene encoding two-component system activity regulator YycH, which encodes MKERIKSLVLAALVVASLVQSYFLIYRLPGGGDSIVTSETNYVKTENMGQERNIEELIFPDQMIIHLGEDKHTVFYPGNTFYQLIYSRLQGRTFDDFQRRSVQSVNWDQIRKENPGFELSFKEGIPVALLQRVMRLGTDSLFQGETINRISIYTAKNETKAHALFFSAKGDVVYEATQADLTVQDVQQHVDFGTNWTPYTLMEGGYYIPAEALETIEADVPTGQFTVEQMQRSLFFDPSMTRNIREKDGSEIYTDSKRSLQVKQEQRWISYTDPAAPPAGQIDPAKDALSAVDFVNQHGGWKGRSRMMLGTADSKTRLEFQQYYGSYPIMDSMQFRFGTISMEIQQETVSSYERSLEYLNEGAETKKSVKLPGGEKLKALIKKVAGENRQVVDVYPAYRPSTIEDGLKLIPVWVIRFGNGEETTVS
- the yycI gene encoding two-component system regulatory protein YycI codes for the protein MDWGRAKNVLIYAFLLLNLVLGYQIWMDARETAGANLDFTSLADNTQQAMEEKGIQVLAPISNETPKLPKLSYEFTEEDKAGVDMELEQPVDSKLIFSQSELEDALQREIPQIGTYRLDQLMAEDGAFVLHPLVDGKWPLFNVSLELFYSDQKITGYRQTPVRITTAEESDQQVLPASKALGTLIENFLPNDAIVKDVQLGYYGQLFNSDIQVAMPAWRFVLESGEVLYVQGISGDVFSPKTDKPGE